Proteins from a genomic interval of Nostoc sp. TCL240-02:
- a CDS encoding RMD1 family protein codes for MQKLLFNDTDRFRAQALFLGKDINLQTLENYVSLATMPLMVTVGEQGCAVLLDYGAVVLFNLEPGEKVAFLTKLSSQISGSFAEPETEEVEIHLNIIESERVKEGKILLHEFSVERLQIVADILAKSVVLSHYETSLATVFDQIEPFAASLQREHRERRQSRELLRQLGTALLVQHKIVGRVEIIDKPELLWESPQLENLYLRLEDEYEIRERHNALERKLELITQTAQTVLEFMQHSSSQRVEWYVVILIVVEILLSLYDIIFKG; via the coding sequence ATGCAAAAACTCCTTTTTAACGATACAGATAGATTTAGAGCGCAGGCCCTATTCCTTGGTAAGGATATTAACTTACAGACATTGGAGAATTACGTTTCCTTGGCGACTATGCCATTAATGGTTACAGTCGGTGAACAGGGCTGTGCGGTACTGCTAGACTATGGCGCAGTTGTCCTGTTTAACCTTGAGCCTGGAGAAAAGGTAGCCTTTTTGACTAAACTATCCTCTCAAATTAGTGGCTCTTTTGCCGAACCGGAGACAGAAGAGGTGGAAATTCATCTCAACATTATAGAGAGTGAGAGAGTTAAGGAAGGAAAAATTTTACTGCATGAATTTAGTGTAGAACGTTTGCAGATAGTGGCTGACATCCTCGCTAAAAGTGTTGTGCTGTCTCATTATGAAACTAGCCTAGCGACTGTATTCGATCAAATTGAACCGTTTGCAGCTAGTCTCCAGCGTGAACACAGGGAAAGACGGCAAAGTCGGGAATTACTACGTCAACTTGGGACTGCGCTGTTAGTTCAACATAAAATTGTGGGTCGAGTTGAGATCATCGATAAGCCAGAATTGCTCTGGGAATCCCCACAGCTAGAAAACTTATATCTGCGCTTAGAGGATGAATACGAAATTCGTGAGCGTCACAATGCTTTGGAACGCAAACTAGAGCTAATTACCCAAACTGCACAAACAGTCTTAGAGTTCATGCAGCATAGCAGTAGCCAACGAGTAGAGTGGTATGTGGTGATTTTAATTGTGGTAGAAATTCTGCTGTCACTGTACGACATCATTTTCAAAGGCTAA
- the coaBC gene encoding bifunctional phosphopantothenoylcysteine decarboxylase/phosphopantothenate--cysteine ligase CoaBC, with product MTNPKLNRVLIGVGGGIAAYKICELVSTLFKTGVEVRVILTRSAQEFITPLTLATLSRHPAYTDDDFWKPTHSRPLHIELGEWADVMVIAPLTANTLAKLAFGMADNLLTNTVLASTCPILLAPAMNTDMWEQLSVQRNWQQLLVDRRYHGMNTASGLLACDRIGAGRLAEPPEILAHIQSLLHTQGKRDLVGKRVLISAGGTREFLDPVRFIGNPSTGKMGLALAQAAFHRGANVTLVHGPANWDAPLGVQAIPVVSAEQMQHAMLEYLPNADVIVMSAAVADVKPKDYSTEKLPKRSLPQALPLEPVPDIVAQLAQLKQPHQILIGFAAQTGDIVKPALEKLQSKKLDAIVANPIDQPDSGFGSDNNQAIFLDSQGNQLAIALCSKLEMAHHLFDFVLF from the coding sequence ATGACTAATCCAAAATTGAACAGGGTTCTAATAGGTGTAGGTGGCGGTATCGCCGCCTACAAAATTTGTGAATTGGTTTCAACACTGTTTAAAACTGGGGTCGAAGTCCGAGTTATCCTCACCCGTTCGGCGCAAGAATTTATCACGCCTCTGACTTTAGCCACCCTATCTCGTCATCCCGCCTACACAGATGATGATTTCTGGAAACCAACTCACTCTCGTCCCTTGCATATTGAGTTGGGTGAATGGGCAGATGTTATGGTAATTGCCCCCTTGACGGCTAATACATTAGCCAAGCTAGCATTCGGCATGGCTGATAATTTACTTACAAATACCGTGCTGGCTTCTACTTGTCCCATACTGTTAGCACCCGCAATGAATACGGATATGTGGGAACAGCTATCGGTGCAACGAAATTGGCAACAGCTATTAGTCGATCGCCGATATCATGGAATGAATACAGCATCGGGTTTATTAGCGTGCGATCGCATCGGTGCTGGTAGATTAGCAGAACCTCCAGAAATTTTGGCTCACATCCAATCGTTATTACACACTCAAGGTAAACGAGATTTAGTAGGTAAACGAGTGTTAATTAGTGCTGGGGGAACGCGAGAGTTTCTTGACCCAGTAAGGTTTATTGGTAATCCTTCCACAGGTAAAATGGGATTAGCTTTAGCACAAGCCGCATTTCACCGAGGAGCAAACGTCACTTTGGTACATGGCCCAGCTAATTGGGATGCACCATTGGGAGTACAAGCGATTCCCGTTGTTAGTGCCGAGCAAATGCAGCACGCCATGCTGGAATATTTACCCAACGCTGATGTAATTGTCATGTCAGCAGCCGTGGCAGATGTGAAGCCAAAAGATTATAGTACAGAAAAATTGCCCAAGCGATCGCTCCCCCAAGCCTTACCCCTAGAACCAGTACCGGATATAGTCGCCCAATTAGCACAACTTAAACAACCGCATCAGATATTAATTGGCTTTGCTGCACAAACTGGTGATATTGTCAAGCCTGCATTAGAAAAGTTACAGAGTAAAAAACTAGATGCTATTGTTGCCAATCCCATCGATCAACCTGATAGTGGTTTTGGGAGCGATAATAATCAAGCAATATTTTTAGATAGTCAGGGAAATCAGCTAGCGATCGCACTTTGTTCTAAATTAGAAATGGCCCATCATTTATTTGATTTTGTTCTATTTTGA
- a CDS encoding alpha/beta hydrolase — translation MTVPPETSQPATGLIVTLHGWGANAEDVASLLPLLNLPDYQFILPNAPYPYPYSPIGRAWYDLRVENMYEGLIESRKLLIDFLQSLESTTGIPLSRTILSGFSQGGAMTLDVGSKLPLAGLVVMSGYLHPDALTADQRDIPPTLISHGKYDEVVPLQAALKARDTLKSLGVAAEYHEFDMGHEINPQTLKVLRNFVVNTIS, via the coding sequence ATTACCGTTCCCCCCGAAACTTCTCAACCCGCCACAGGGTTAATTGTGACTTTGCATGGTTGGGGAGCTAATGCTGAGGATGTTGCATCTTTGCTACCCTTGCTCAATTTACCTGATTACCAGTTTATATTACCCAATGCACCTTATCCTTATCCCTATTCCCCTATAGGGAGGGCATGGTATGACCTGCGGGTGGAAAATATGTATGAAGGATTGATAGAAAGTCGGAAACTGCTAATAGATTTTTTGCAATCTTTAGAAAGTACCACTGGCATACCTTTGTCACGCACTATTTTAAGTGGATTTTCTCAAGGCGGAGCAATGACTTTAGATGTAGGCTCAAAATTGCCACTAGCAGGCTTAGTTGTGATGAGCGGGTATTTACATCCCGATGCACTAACGGCAGATCAAAGAGATATTCCGCCGACTTTAATCAGTCACGGTAAATATGATGAAGTTGTTCCACTGCAAGCTGCTTTAAAGGCACGAGACACTTTAAAATCTCTTGGAGTGGCGGCAGAATACCATGAATTTGACATGGGGCATGAAATAAATCCACAAACGTTAAAGGTGCTGCGGAATTTTGTTGTAAATACAATTAGCTAG
- a CDS encoding DUF2555 domain-containing protein, which produces MTTLSISRKEIAAITAAEVEELATRLDLDNYSNAFDGLNDWHLLRAIAFQRPELVEPYIYLLDLEPYDEA; this is translated from the coding sequence ATGACAACTCTAAGCATTTCCAGGAAAGAAATTGCTGCCATAACTGCAGCAGAAGTAGAAGAACTGGCTACACGTCTGGATCTGGATAATTACAGTAATGCTTTTGATGGTTTAAATGATTGGCATCTATTACGAGCGATCGCATTTCAGCGTCCAGAGTTAGTTGAACCCTATATCTACCTCTTAGACTTGGAACCTTACGATGAAGCGTAG